The Geotalea uraniireducens Rf4 genome window below encodes:
- a CDS encoding PTS sugar transporter subunit IIA has product MIGLVLVTHAGLAEELLVAAEMIVGKIERAETVGIKADAKVDVIMSSITSAVEKVSGDGVIIMTDMFGGTPSNMSLSFLEENKVEVLTGVNLPMVIKFATERTKVGVSELARKLKECGLESISVAGEYLKK; this is encoded by the coding sequence ATGATCGGATTAGTACTGGTAACACATGCCGGCTTGGCAGAAGAGCTTCTTGTTGCCGCAGAAATGATTGTCGGAAAAATCGAGAGGGCAGAGACTGTAGGAATAAAGGCCGATGCAAAAGTTGACGTGATCATGTCTTCCATAACCAGTGCGGTTGAAAAAGTTTCCGGTGATGGGGTGATCATAATGACCGACATGTTCGGCGGTACTCCCTCCAATATGAGCCTTTCCTTTTTGGAGGAAAACAAGGTTGAAGTGCTGACCGGCGTAAACTTGCCGATGGTGATAAAATTTGCGACCGAACGAACGAAGGTTGGGGTGTCTGAGCTTGCCCGGAAGTTGAAGGAGTGCGGCTTGGAAAGTATCTCAGTGGCCGGGGAGTACCTGAAGAAGTAA
- a CDS encoding HPr family phosphocarrier protein — MREQEYTIVNKLGLHARASALLVKTASRFASDIKIEREGVEVNGKSIMGIMMLAAAKGSVIHVRVEGADESDALDTLGELIINGFGED; from the coding sequence ATGCGTGAACAGGAATATACGATAGTCAATAAGTTAGGGCTTCATGCCAGGGCTTCGGCGCTGCTGGTGAAAACCGCCAGCCGCTTTGCATCGGATATAAAGATCGAGCGGGAAGGGGTTGAGGTCAACGGAAAAAGCATCATGGGTATAATGATGCTGGCCGCTGCAAAAGGGAGCGTTATTCACGTCAGGGTCGAGGGGGCTGATGAGTCTGATGCCCTCGACACTTTGGGGGAACTCATTATAAATGGCTTCGGTGAAGATTAA
- the ptsP gene encoding phosphoenolpyruvate--protein phosphotransferase, translated as MASVKINNNRIWHGIGASSGIAIGQVKITDRSRVAVVETSVERSEIPFELERLKKALERAKAELSSLKQNIAAKRGDEHLQHIDTHLLLLDDTMLIGETSAIIEIESINAEGALKRTLHKLKEFFSGIEDEYLRERSADVETVVERVLRNMVGQKQEPISAIDGKVIVVAHDLSPADILQIDKTKVIGFMTDMGGKTSHSAILARALEIPAVVGMERITGEIEDGATVIIDGATGTVISNPDQETFREYLRRKQHYEYVERELLKLTDLPAVTLDGHSVSLKGNVEFIEEVPSIKRHGAEGIGLYRTEMLFFNRDSLPGEQEQFDAYAAIVREMSPAPVTIRTLDVGGDKILTDLNLGDEMNPALGVRAIRLSLRQQETFKTQLRAILRASALGKVRIFFPMISGVGEVRAAKAIVEEVKAELRAASVPFDEQIEIGVMIEIPSAVIIADLLAKEVDFFSVGTNDLIQYTLAIDRTNEHLSSLYEPLHPAVLRSLKMVVDAAHAAGIDACMCGEMAGDPEYLPILLGLGFDELSMNAVSIPRVKKILRRCTRKEAEDVAAHALTYSTAQDVESYLKSVIAARFSDSFD; from the coding sequence ATGGCTTCGGTGAAGATTAACAACAACAGAATCTGGCATGGCATCGGCGCTTCTTCCGGTATTGCTATCGGTCAGGTGAAGATCACCGACAGAAGTCGTGTTGCCGTGGTCGAGACTTCGGTGGAAAGATCCGAGATCCCATTCGAGTTGGAACGTCTCAAAAAGGCCCTGGAGAGAGCGAAGGCCGAACTGAGTTCATTGAAGCAGAATATTGCCGCAAAGCGCGGGGATGAACATCTCCAGCACATCGATACCCACCTGCTGCTTCTCGACGACACGATGCTGATCGGTGAGACGTCGGCAATAATCGAGATAGAAAGCATAAACGCAGAAGGAGCATTAAAGCGGACGCTGCACAAGCTGAAGGAATTCTTCAGCGGCATCGAAGACGAATACCTGCGCGAGCGGAGCGCTGACGTGGAGACGGTCGTCGAGAGGGTCCTGCGCAATATGGTGGGGCAGAAACAGGAGCCGATCTCTGCCATTGACGGCAAGGTGATCGTTGTTGCCCACGATCTCTCTCCAGCCGACATTCTCCAGATCGACAAGACAAAGGTGATCGGTTTCATGACCGACATGGGGGGAAAGACTTCCCATTCGGCAATACTTGCCCGCGCCCTGGAGATCCCTGCAGTAGTGGGGATGGAGCGGATAACCGGCGAGATCGAGGACGGGGCCACCGTCATCATCGACGGCGCGACCGGCACCGTCATCAGCAATCCGGACCAGGAAACATTCCGCGAGTACCTGCGGCGCAAGCAGCACTATGAATACGTGGAGCGTGAGCTCTTGAAACTCACGGACCTCCCGGCGGTGACACTGGACGGCCATAGCGTCAGTCTCAAGGGGAATGTGGAGTTTATCGAGGAGGTCCCTTCCATAAAAAGGCACGGGGCTGAAGGCATAGGCCTTTACCGCACCGAGATGCTCTTTTTCAACCGTGATTCCCTGCCCGGCGAGCAGGAGCAGTTCGATGCCTATGCCGCCATCGTCAGAGAGATGTCGCCGGCCCCGGTGACCATCCGCACCCTGGACGTGGGGGGAGATAAGATTCTCACCGACTTGAACCTCGGTGATGAAATGAACCCGGCCCTGGGCGTGCGGGCTATCCGCCTCTCCCTGCGCCAGCAGGAAACCTTCAAGACCCAGTTACGGGCAATTCTCAGGGCGAGCGCCTTGGGAAAGGTGCGCATCTTTTTTCCGATGATCTCCGGCGTGGGTGAGGTGCGGGCGGCCAAGGCCATTGTGGAAGAGGTCAAGGCGGAGTTGCGGGCCGCCTCCGTGCCGTTTGACGAACAGATCGAGATCGGCGTCATGATCGAGATTCCCTCTGCCGTCATCATTGCCGATCTGCTGGCCAAGGAGGTCGACTTTTTCAGCGTCGGCACCAATGATCTCATCCAGTACACACTCGCCATTGACCGCACCAATGAGCATCTTTCATCCCTTTACGAACCCTTGCATCCTGCAGTACTGAGATCACTCAAGATGGTGGTGGATGCGGCCCACGCCGCCGGCATCGACGCCTGCATGTGCGGTGAGATGGCAGGCGACCCCGAGTATCTGCCAATTCTCCTCGGCCTCGGTTTCGATGAACTTTCCATGAATGCTGTTTCCATCCCCAGGGTAAAAAAGATCCTCCGGCGTTGCACCAGGAAGGAAGCGGAAGACGTTGCCGCACACGCCCTCACCTATTCCACAGCACAAGATGTGGAATCATATCTGAAAAGCGTCATAGCTGCCCGATTCTCGGACAGTTTCGATTAA
- a CDS encoding phosphorylase family protein, protein MNHFTIGLIAAMPEEIKPLLRQVGPYRRERAGSFNIYRFPLANGEACLIESGMGAAKGAAATQALIDTACPSVIINFGFAGAVTAGPSVGDLVVANRLFFHQHRSFSEQYDLDQDLSELMELALAKGCRRKPFQVYSGAFITAGEIVVKGNLAAILPQGVANPVLDMETAAIAQVAAGVKIPIIAVRAISDAADEELDFSLEELTDNELNVRIGRVLWTVSRKPWIIPQLLRLAKNAKLAGENLAYGVQVVMQTVTAMEM, encoded by the coding sequence ATGAACCACTTTACCATCGGCCTCATCGCCGCCATGCCGGAGGAGATAAAGCCGCTCCTCAGGCAGGTCGGGCCATATCGCAGAGAGAGGGCCGGATCGTTTAACATCTACCGCTTCCCCCTTGCCAATGGAGAGGCGTGCCTCATCGAATCGGGTATGGGGGCAGCAAAGGGGGCGGCCGCTACGCAGGCGCTCATCGATACCGCTTGCCCCTCCGTAATAATCAATTTCGGCTTTGCCGGGGCGGTGACGGCCGGCCCGTCGGTCGGCGACCTGGTGGTGGCAAATCGCCTCTTCTTCCACCAGCACCGGTCGTTTTCCGAACAGTATGACCTCGATCAGGACCTGAGCGAACTGATGGAATTGGCGCTGGCCAAGGGGTGCAGGAGAAAACCGTTCCAGGTCTACAGCGGGGCGTTCATCACCGCCGGAGAGATCGTGGTAAAGGGAAATCTGGCGGCGATTCTTCCGCAAGGCGTTGCCAATCCTGTGCTCGATATGGAGACGGCCGCGATAGCGCAAGTGGCTGCCGGGGTAAAAATCCCCATCATCGCCGTACGGGCCATAAGCGACGCCGCCGATGAGGAACTGGACTTCTCCCTCGAAGAACTGACCGACAACGAGCTAAACGTGAGGATTGGCAGAGTGCTTTGGACTGTCTCCCGAAAACCGTGGATCATCCCCCAGCTGTTGAGACTCGCCAAGAACGCCAAACTGGCGGGGGAAAATCTGGCTTACGGGGTTCAGGTTGTGATGCAGACGGTCACTGCAATGGAGATGTAA